In one Moritella sp. 5 genomic region, the following are encoded:
- a CDS encoding pyridoxal-dependent decarboxylase, whose protein sequence is MMRKTCLNLLNEDSVNQVSPRFQQFYQEVFADYFSRDPARWPVFAEPGFKAMTQFRSLELTPDQRLTAYPNGPELQQTLLENSTIPSGRTKPTGQCDDILAFAAALSKNWENPSSVENVVTMPCDPAIYGSMMGTLANPNLVYSEYSGMADQLEKNVVRQIASLVDYDVPQATGLFTQGGTFCNLYGYLLGLRKSLPNAKFTGMGMIEDYRILNSQGGHYSNMTSLSLLGVDIRKKTIRIKVTESHNIDLDDMESQLRACFAVNCRVPTIMLTMGTTDTFAVDQVKPVHDLRNRLCEEYELSVRPHIHVDAAVGWSMIFFNSYDFASNPLEINQATLTGIERTMQRVKELKYADSFTVDFQKWGYVPYTSSLIMIKNKDDMKALENDPENFSYFEHDLQGQTHLQSTIECSRGAAGMFGAYSALKYMGLEGYQIVLAHCLQNANYFRHELLKLGCVRLIAPENQGPSVGFRLYNLEWVTDVDAEFKIEQQCMTNPDYAERLRRNSQWHREVFNQCGKVGLYTNWVEFISRSAYNKHSKYSYIPGEKAVFMNPAAGREQIDTFIANVRRVSGC, encoded by the coding sequence ATGATGAGAAAAACATGTTTAAATTTGCTAAATGAAGACTCAGTAAATCAAGTTTCGCCCCGCTTCCAGCAATTTTATCAGGAAGTATTTGCCGATTATTTTTCCCGAGATCCAGCACGCTGGCCTGTTTTTGCAGAGCCAGGATTTAAGGCAATGACTCAATTTCGATCTCTAGAATTAACACCAGATCAGCGTTTAACAGCCTATCCAAACGGGCCTGAACTACAGCAAACATTACTTGAAAATTCAACAATACCATCTGGTCGTACAAAACCAACTGGACAGTGTGACGATATACTAGCATTTGCAGCGGCACTCTCTAAAAACTGGGAAAACCCATCATCGGTAGAAAACGTAGTCACTATGCCTTGTGATCCGGCCATCTATGGCTCCATGATGGGGACGTTAGCCAATCCAAACCTCGTTTACAGCGAATATTCAGGGATGGCTGACCAGCTGGAAAAAAATGTGGTTCGCCAAATTGCCAGCCTGGTGGATTATGATGTACCTCAAGCTACAGGCCTATTCACTCAGGGCGGTACATTCTGTAATTTATACGGTTACTTGCTAGGTTTGCGTAAATCACTGCCGAATGCGAAGTTCACAGGTATGGGCATGATTGAGGATTACCGTATCTTAAATTCTCAGGGTGGCCATTATTCTAATATGACAAGCCTGTCTCTGCTTGGTGTGGATATTCGCAAAAAAACAATCCGTATCAAGGTAACAGAAAGCCATAATATTGATTTAGACGATATGGAAAGTCAACTTCGCGCCTGCTTTGCAGTTAACTGCCGAGTTCCTACTATTATGTTAACAATGGGTACCACAGATACTTTTGCAGTGGATCAAGTAAAACCAGTGCATGACCTTCGTAATCGCTTATGTGAAGAGTATGAATTAAGCGTTAGACCGCACATTCATGTTGATGCTGCGGTAGGTTGGTCAATGATCTTTTTTAATAGCTATGACTTTGCCAGCAATCCACTTGAGATTAATCAGGCCACACTCACTGGCATTGAGCGCACGATGCAACGCGTGAAGGAACTAAAATACGCAGATTCCTTTACCGTTGATTTTCAAAAATGGGGTTACGTTCCTTACACTTCCAGTCTGATTATGATCAAAAATAAAGACGATATGAAAGCGTTAGAGAATGATCCTGAAAATTTCTCTTATTTTGAACATGACCTGCAAGGGCAAACTCACCTTCAGTCGACAATTGAATGCTCACGTGGTGCTGCAGGTATGTTTGGTGCCTATTCTGCACTGAAGTATATGGGCTTAGAGGGTTACCAAATAGTTCTGGCGCACTGTTTACAGAACGCCAACTACTTCCGTCATGAATTATTAAAATTAGGCTGCGTGCGCTTGATAGCCCCAGAAAATCAGGGGCCAAGTGTCGGATTCAGATTATATAACCTAGAATGGGTTACTGATGTGGATGCCGAATTTAAAATAGAGCAACAGTGCATGACCAACCCTGACTATGCCGAACGTTTACGTCGAAATAGCCAGTGGCATCGTGAGGTATTTAATCAATGTGGTAAGGTTGGTTTGTATACTAACTGGGTTGAATTCATTTCCCGTTCTGCCTATAACAAGCACAGTAAATATTCTTATATTCCGGGAGAGAAAGCGGTATTCATGAATCCAGCTGCTGGTCGTGAGCAGATCGATACATTCATCGCTAATGTCCGTCGCGTAAGCGGCTGTTAG
- the cfa gene encoding cyclopropane fatty acyl phospholipid synthase, whose protein sequence is MSNKDLFQSILLKADIQIDGNRPWDIQVHDEELYTNILTEGSIAFGEGYMDGKWKCDDISELISKILRTDIESKLDGLLKLRIGVEVGKNKLRKFFNPQTIERSKKDVSSHYDTGNDLFENMLDKRMTYTCAYWEDSSNIDEAQEAKLDLVCRKLDLKKGMRILDIGCGWGSFMIYAAEHYGVICDGLTLSKEQKKLGQDRVNAEGLDVTFVLQDYRDYQPTETYDRVVSIGMLEHVGPKNYYEYFECAKRFMKDDAIFLCHTIGGSVSRTINESDPWIQKYIFPNGVIPSMTQISGAIENKLNIECVHNIGPDYDKTLMAWYENFEKNWTNIASNYSEKFYLMWKYYLLSCAGAFRCRDLNVWQIMLTKLGTEIPLTRRAS, encoded by the coding sequence ATGTCTAATAAAGATTTATTCCAATCAATTTTATTAAAAGCTGATATTCAGATCGATGGTAATCGTCCATGGGATATCCAAGTTCATGATGAAGAGCTTTATACTAATATACTAACTGAAGGTTCTATCGCTTTTGGTGAAGGTTACATGGACGGGAAATGGAAATGTGATGATATATCAGAGTTAATTAGTAAAATTTTACGTACGGATATAGAGTCAAAACTAGATGGCTTATTAAAGCTTCGTATTGGAGTTGAAGTAGGTAAAAATAAATTACGTAAGTTTTTTAATCCTCAAACAATTGAACGTTCAAAAAAAGATGTCTCATCTCATTATGATACAGGTAATGATCTATTTGAGAATATGTTAGATAAAAGAATGACTTACACTTGTGCCTATTGGGAGGATTCAAGTAATATCGACGAGGCTCAAGAAGCTAAATTAGACTTGGTATGTCGTAAACTAGACCTAAAAAAAGGTATGCGAATACTCGATATCGGCTGTGGTTGGGGCAGTTTTATGATATATGCAGCTGAACACTACGGTGTTATTTGTGATGGTTTAACCTTATCTAAAGAACAAAAAAAATTAGGTCAAGATAGAGTTAATGCTGAAGGGCTAGATGTTACTTTTGTTTTACAAGACTATCGTGATTACCAACCCACTGAAACCTATGACCGTGTAGTATCTATTGGGATGTTAGAGCACGTTGGACCTAAAAATTACTATGAATATTTTGAATGTGCAAAAAGGTTTATGAAAGATGATGCCATTTTCCTTTGCCATACTATAGGTGGTTCAGTTTCGAGAACAATTAATGAAAGTGATCCTTGGATCCAAAAATATATTTTCCCTAATGGCGTTATTCCTTCGATGACTCAAATATCAGGCGCTATCGAGAACAAATTAAACATTGAGTGTGTGCATAATATTGGTCCAGATTATGATAAAACATTAATGGCTTGGTACGAAAACTTTGAAAAAAATTGGACAAATATTGCAAGTAATTACAGTGAAAAATTTTATCTAATGTGGAAATATTACCTTCTAAGTTGTGCTGGTGCATTCCGTTGTCGAGATCTCAATGTATGGCAAATCATGTTGACAAAATTGGGCACTGAAATTCCATTAACACGTCGAGCATCATAA
- a CDS encoding phosphatase PAP2 family protein produces MLQFSVKLPKCYQCDMLLNTKFIQIVRDESLSVYKEAIKDRSIYLLILVMVLSISIFTFYHDYTNQLRFFSYFHALGFIIPISTLLYVIFYYFKRLINREPDPIKCFNNPLALVYASRAKLLSSFLLLTAISLFMSCFSTMKNMIPIVNMFKYDVLFQELDRWFFLGHDPALLIHRLIESPYGIFIMNLCYNLWFFIMWTVVCYFLLASNSVVRTRFLISTILCWSIIGIVIAMLLSSAGPAFVPRLNPENHAYDLLIQTLENKHNWLIEQGWPGLSSLSMQNNLWDAYANNKDMLGSGISAMPSMHVSVAVLMALAISSVNQKLGYALWVFAFIIFIGSFALGWHYFVDGIVSALLTLCIWRISSYVGETDRQVISTTRISE; encoded by the coding sequence ATGTTACAGTTCTCAGTTAAATTACCTAAATGTTATCAGTGTGATATGTTACTAAATACCAAGTTTATACAAATTGTCCGCGATGAATCTTTATCTGTATATAAGGAGGCTATAAAGGATCGATCAATATATTTACTGATATTAGTTATGGTGCTATCAATATCAATATTTACTTTTTATCATGATTATACTAATCAATTACGTTTTTTTTCTTACTTTCATGCACTGGGATTTATCATACCAATTTCAACTTTACTCTATGTGATTTTTTACTATTTTAAGCGACTAATCAATAGAGAGCCCGACCCCATTAAGTGCTTTAATAACCCATTAGCACTAGTCTATGCGTCTAGAGCTAAATTGCTCTCATCTTTCTTACTCCTTACAGCAATTAGTCTATTTATGTCATGCTTTTCGACGATGAAAAACATGATACCTATCGTCAATATGTTTAAGTATGACGTGCTATTTCAAGAGCTAGATAGATGGTTTTTTTTAGGACACGACCCTGCTTTACTTATTCATAGATTAATCGAAAGTCCTTACGGGATTTTTATTATGAATCTCTGTTACAACCTTTGGTTTTTCATTATGTGGACAGTGGTGTGCTATTTTTTACTCGCATCTAACTCTGTAGTTAGAACCCGTTTTCTTATTAGTACGATACTGTGTTGGTCAATCATCGGTATCGTAATCGCCATGTTATTATCGTCTGCTGGACCTGCATTTGTCCCACGATTAAATCCTGAAAATCATGCCTATGACTTACTAATACAAACATTAGAAAACAAGCATAACTGGCTAATAGAACAAGGATGGCCTGGATTATCTAGTCTTTCTATGCAAAATAATTTATGGGATGCGTATGCAAATAATAAAGACATGTTAGGTAGTGGTATCTCAGCGATGCCAAGTATGCATGTTTCTGTTGCCGTTCTTATGGCTCTGGCAATCTCTAGTGTGAATCAAAAACTGGGATATGCACTGTGGGTATTTGCTTTTATTATTTTTATCGGATCTTTTGCCCTCGGATGGCATTATTTTGTAGATGGTATTGTCAGTGCTTTACTGACTCTATGTATCTGGCGTATATCCTCTTATGTCGGTGAAACCGATAGGCAGGTTATCTCTACAACTCGAATTTCTGAATAA
- a CDS encoding phospholipase effector Tle1 domain-containing protein, with the protein MFSRGAYTARSLAGMIYCCGLLNKDLNGYREFGNIHK; encoded by the coding sequence ATCTTTAGCCGAGGCGCATATACCGCCCGTTCACTCGCTGGTATGATCTACTGTTGTGGACTGTTAAATAAAGACCTTAATGGTTATCGAGAGTTTGGCAACATACATAAATGA
- a CDS encoding type VI secretion system amidase effector protein Tae4 yields MITRPSLLRTQLAFRDVYDDVGKTVSGVGDKIGGKVDYNINTLTAEQGRFENACAIRMSYVLNKVGVKIPFMKGKTVSGGKGNWYLYKVKDLIKFLFDTFGEPDIVINHPAASKFSEHKGILVVEVSEWVDASGHATIWSGLQCTDHCYFPQSNKGYLWTLKD; encoded by the coding sequence GTGATAACACGACCGAGTCTATTACGTACACAGCTGGCTTTTAGAGACGTCTATGATGATGTTGGTAAAACCGTATCTGGTGTTGGTGATAAAATTGGCGGTAAAGTCGATTACAACATCAATACCCTAACAGCAGAGCAGGGACGTTTTGAAAATGCTTGTGCTATACGTATGAGTTATGTATTGAACAAAGTTGGTGTGAAAATTCCGTTCATGAAAGGGAAAACTGTTTCAGGTGGTAAAGGAAATTGGTATCTCTATAAAGTAAAAGATCTAATTAAATTTTTGTTTGATACTTTTGGTGAACCAGATATTGTAATTAACCACCCAGCGGCTTCAAAATTTTCGGAACATAAAGGAATACTTGTTGTGGAGGTGAGTGAATGGGTAGATGCTTCTGGGCATGCAACTATTTGGAGTGGACTACAGTGCACTGATCATTGCTACTTTCCTCAATCAAATAAGGGATATTTATGGACGTTAAAAGATTAA
- a CDS encoding T6SS amidase immunity protein Tai4 family protein, with amino-acid sequence MDVKRLIITMLACILSVTSYAHELDKATEKQLFNNYALAMCLATEYKDSDIHDDAIKALNGYREFGNMTLEAYAALNDTYKTWETRPYTAKSGSTLELARCIDFQNSKDVAAIFDMNNPCKDPTTWDSADKFSVRCQ; translated from the coding sequence ATGGACGTTAAAAGATTAATCATAACCATGTTAGCCTGTATTTTAAGTGTTACTAGTTATGCTCATGAGTTAGATAAAGCGACTGAAAAACAGCTGTTTAACAATTATGCCTTGGCAATGTGTTTAGCAACTGAATACAAAGATTCTGATATTCATGATGACGCCATTAAAGCCCTTAATGGTTATCGAGAGTTTGGCAATATGACATTGGAAGCTTATGCTGCGCTTAATGATACATATAAAACGTGGGAAACTAGACCATATACCGCCAAATCAGGCTCAACATTGGAATTAGCTCGTTGTATCGATTTTCAAAACTCAAAGGATGTTGCTGCCATATTCGATATGAACAATCCTTGTAAAGATCCAACTACGTGGGATAGCGCAGATAAATTTAGCGTTAGGTGCCAATAG
- a CDS encoding DUF2235 domain-containing protein, which produces MSKNIILCLDGTWSKPDEDPHAENEETNVRNLWEILDKTQPKRQVVYYDEGVGSDWYNSLIGGISGWGLAKNIREAYFELCKHYEHGDKIFIFGFSRGAYTARSLAGMIYSCGLLNKDRLTETAIEHAFDVYKHADNHEKNSFKQNNIMCQIEVIGVWDTVGSLGIPIGFLKAITHQYLQFHDTTLNKDALHAYHAVSIDEQRETFKPTLWATRAGADNQVIEQVWFSGVHADVGGGYKERHHSNVAFNWMIAKIKHKVELDSRHYPYPEDVSKKIHDSYKFYYGGKEPRVASVTDINTPSVHVSVLQKLKLIVDYIPLALVDLNSRGGLEPYKVVK; this is translated from the coding sequence ATGAGTAAAAACATTATTCTTTGTCTAGATGGTACATGGAGCAAACCAGATGAGGATCCGCATGCAGAAAACGAAGAAACTAATGTTCGGAATTTGTGGGAGATCTTAGATAAAACCCAACCAAAGCGGCAAGTGGTGTATTACGACGAAGGCGTCGGTTCGGACTGGTACAATAGTCTCATTGGTGGGATATCAGGGTGGGGGCTGGCTAAAAACATAAGAGAAGCCTATTTCGAATTATGTAAACATTATGAGCATGGCGATAAAATCTTTATTTTCGGCTTTAGCCGAGGCGCATATACCGCCCGTTCACTCGCTGGTATGATCTACAGTTGTGGACTGTTAAATAAAGACCGGCTTACTGAGACGGCGATTGAACATGCTTTCGATGTTTATAAGCATGCAGATAACCACGAAAAAAACAGTTTTAAACAAAATAATATCATGTGTCAGATCGAAGTGATTGGCGTATGGGACACTGTCGGTTCGCTTGGTATCCCTATCGGGTTCTTAAAAGCAATCACTCATCAATATCTCCAATTTCATGATACAACACTTAACAAAGATGCTTTGCATGCATACCATGCCGTATCAATCGATGAGCAGAGAGAAACGTTTAAGCCTACCTTATGGGCAACGCGTGCTGGTGCTGACAATCAAGTTATAGAGCAGGTTTGGTTTTCGGGCGTTCATGCTGATGTCGGCGGGGGATACAAAGAAAGGCACCATTCTAATGTCGCATTTAATTGGATGATAGCCAAAATAAAACACAAAGTAGAATTAGATTCTCGTCATTACCCTTACCCTGAAGATGTATCGAAAAAAATACATGATTCATACAAATTTTACTACGGAGGAAAGGAGCCAAGGGTTGCATCGGTAACCGATATAAATACCCCAAGTGTCCATGTCTCTGTACTCCAAAAATTAAAGCTCATTGTTGACTACATACCACTCGCGTTAGTTGATCTTAACAGTAGGGGCGGACTTGAGCCTTATAAAGTCGTGAAGTAA
- a CDS encoding group I intron-associated PD-(D/E)XK endonuclease, with protein MPVKNALRTTPALQHYKQVSFETLAASWFTFDGWEVSAPIIDHDMKTDLLVSDGNNFYRIQIKTIESHDESHVVENKWGDAKIDYVIYFSREDNWGYILKPFKQRTKRLNSAGSIRFHQHHKPFIKAFNKI; from the coding sequence ATGCCTGTAAAAAACGCACTTCGTACTACTCCTGCACTTCAACATTACAAACAAGTTTCGTTTGAGACACTTGCCGCCAGTTGGTTTACTTTCGATGGCTGGGAAGTCTCTGCTCCTATCATTGACCATGATATGAAAACCGACCTACTGGTAAGTGATGGTAATAACTTTTACCGGATCCAAATCAAAACAATCGAGTCCCATGATGAATCCCATGTTGTGGAAAATAAATGGGGTGATGCCAAAATTGATTATGTTATTTATTTCTCTAGGGAAGATAATTGGGGTTATATCTTAAAGCCCTTCAAGCAGAGAACTAAACGACTTAACTCCGCTGGTAGCATTCGCTTTCATCAGCATCATAAGCCTTTTATCAAAGCTTTTAATAAGATTTAG
- a CDS encoding diguanylate cyclase domain-containing protein, with protein sequence MINKIKTTQIKTAAVFSFIFMLLSLISFFMLQNFQHSVATTLASRTAEVLATTINQARISYSAHTTPLDLHPDITVEALYHGKPLSLPNPTTFAIELGEAVTRSSAGFMLHTYSQYPFKNRENIGGPQDSFQHDALSKLTTSSPTFERIEELNGIQVSRYAEAIFMTKSCVTCHNNHPDSPKKDWRVGDVRGAIDIAIPLNLDEKDLSGTMRYSYVIFISFSIISLSCIFITLKRALSLSQELEHKVKERTTVLNEIAHTDSLTLIANHRSYVEFCDKIIHQQTPFSVIIYDLDYFKKINDKYGHDVGDECLIAVVNAVSSALRKDDDFHARIGGEEFAIILTNTSMLELDVIAKRVLKCVKDINIPQHNDIKITCSMGSTLITKFDGATIKDIIKVADNALYEAKKLGRDRWVHKHYNIN encoded by the coding sequence ATGATTAATAAAATTAAAACAACTCAAATTAAAACTGCCGCGGTTTTCAGTTTTATCTTTATGTTACTTTCTTTAATTTCGTTTTTTATGCTCCAAAATTTCCAACACTCTGTAGCCACAACATTAGCAAGCCGCACTGCTGAAGTGTTAGCTACTACAATCAACCAAGCTAGAATTTCATATAGTGCTCATACAACACCACTAGATTTGCATCCAGATATTACTGTCGAAGCTTTATATCATGGGAAACCACTGTCACTTCCCAACCCTACTACATTTGCTATTGAATTAGGTGAAGCTGTTACTCGTTCCTCAGCAGGATTTATGTTGCACACCTACAGTCAATATCCGTTTAAAAATAGAGAGAATATAGGTGGACCACAAGACAGTTTTCAACATGATGCTCTTTCAAAATTAACTACATCATCCCCAACATTTGAACGAATCGAAGAGCTTAATGGAATACAAGTATCACGCTACGCTGAAGCGATTTTTATGACGAAAAGTTGTGTAACCTGCCATAATAATCATCCTGATAGTCCTAAAAAAGATTGGCGAGTAGGCGATGTACGTGGTGCAATTGATATTGCCATCCCCTTAAATCTTGATGAAAAAGATCTATCTGGAACAATGAGATACTCTTATGTGATATTTATTTCTTTCTCAATAATTAGTTTGTCATGTATATTTATAACGCTTAAAAGAGCGCTGAGCTTGTCTCAAGAACTAGAGCATAAAGTAAAAGAAAGAACCACTGTATTAAATGAAATTGCACATACTGACTCACTTACACTCATTGCCAATCATCGTTCGTATGTTGAATTTTGCGATAAAATAATTCACCAACAAACTCCATTCTCAGTCATTATTTATGATCTTGATTACTTTAAAAAAATAAATGACAAATATGGTCACGATGTCGGAGATGAATGTTTAATTGCAGTGGTCAATGCGGTTTCCTCTGCATTACGTAAAGATGACGACTTCCATGCGCGTATTGGTGGAGAGGAATTCGCCATAATTTTAACCAATACCTCAATGCTAGAATTAGATGTGATAGCTAAACGCGTACTTAAGTGCGTCAAAGATATTAATATCCCACAGCATAACGATATAAAAATAACTTGCAGCATGGGCTCTACACTCATTACTAAATTTGATGGTGCGACTATTAAAGATATAATTAAGGTCGCAGATAACGCACTTTATGAAGCAAAAAAATTAGGTAGAGATAGATGGGTACACAAGCATTACAATATAAATTAG